The DNA sequence AGGTCCCAAGGGTTGGGCTGTTCGCCCATTAAAGTGGCACGCGAGCTGGGTTCAGAACGTCGTGAGACAGTTCGGTCTCTATCTATTGCGGGCGTAGAATTTTGCGTGGAGTTGACTCTAGTACGAGAGGACCGAGTTGAACAAACCTCTGGTGTATCAGTTGTGCCGCCAGGTTCACCGCTGAGTAGCTAAGTTTGGAAGAGATAAGCACTGAAAGCATATAAGTGCGAAACTCGCCACAAGATAAGAATTCGATATAGGGTCGTGGGAGAATACCACGTTGATAGGCTACAGGTGTAAAGGCAGTGATGTCATAGCCGAGTAGTACTAATTACCCGGAGATTTCGTCCAAAATAAAAAATAAAAGTTAATAGAATTGGCCGTAAGCGTTTAAAAATTTATATAAAATCCCATTAAGATATTTAGGGTGGTTATAGCGGTAGGGCTCACCTGTTCCCATTTCGAACACAGAAGTTAAGCCTACTTGCGCTGATGGTACTGCAAACGCGGGAGAGTAGGTAGCCGCCGGTTTTTTAAAAAAGAAAGCTTTGTATAGGTAATATACAAGGCTTTTTTTGTTTTGGAGTGGAGTGGTTTTTGGTTATTTTTTTCTTGTACTTTATCATCTAACTGAAGCAGTAGGTTTAGTTGATTTAGGTTTTTAAATATCTCCTTTTTAATGTATTTAAATGTCTATGATGATATATTTACTATACATATTCTTCAATGTTATTAAAATAATCTCAATCTCGATAAAGAACTTCTTATTTAGAAATAGTAAATCTAAATAGTTTTTGAAATCTTATAATTTGAAGAAATAGGTTTTATTGATTTTTATTTCTTTAGTAACTCTTTTTTGATAGGTTTTTTAGCTAAGGGAATTTAAATTTCATAATATAATAACTATTAAAAAGTAATTATTTGATGAATTAAAAAATTAATAATAAATTAAACTAATTAGAAAATTATTTTACATGATAGTTTATAGTAAATATTTATACCAATTAGTTTAAAAAATCCATAAAAATATAAGTCTTTATATTTATTGTTAGTAATAATAGCTTAAAATTATTTCATTATTAAGTAAAAAAAAATTAGATAATAAAATAAATATGCTTTATTTTTTATTCATAAATTATATTATTTTTGAGATTATTGCTTATACTTCTATTTGATTTTAGGAATTTTTAGTATTTTTGATAGTAAAAAATCAATTAAAAAAAATTAAATAATTGATTTTTAAGCATTTATGAATTTAAAACGATTAATACTACTAACAGTGATAATAATATGAATGACAATATCCAAAAAAATAAAGAACTTACTCTAGAAGAAATTCATAATTTTCGCGGAAAATATCCAAAACAGCTAATATATCTATTTTTGATTGAAATGTGGGAACGTTTCTGCTTCTATGGTATGAGAGGAGTTCTTACAATTTTTATGGTGGGTCAATTAGGAGTTACTGATAAAGATTCTAACCTTAAATATGGAGCGATACAAGCATTTATTTACGCTTTTACTTTTATTGGGGGGATTTTGGCAGATAAAATATTAGGATTTAAAAAATCTCTTTTCATTGGAGGTTTAACCATGGTTTTAGGTAATTTAATTATCGCTTATTCTCCACATGATTTTTTTTATTTTGGAATAACATTATCAATAATTGGAACCGGATTTTTTAAGCCTAACATTTCTACTATGGTTGGAGATTTATACAGTGAAAAAGATCCACGAAGAGATGCAGGATTTGGGTTGTTTTATTCGGGTATAAATTTAGGAGCCTTGTTTGGTGGTGTTTTATGTGTTTATTTAGGAAAATATCATTCCTGGAATTTATGCTTTTTAGCCGCAGCGATAGTAATGCTAATAGGTATTTTAATCTTCCTAGCAACCAAAAAATATTTAGGTCCTATTGGTGACTCACCATTGATAGATATGAAACCTTCAACCAGGAGAACACGTGAGATGTTTGTGTACTTAGGAGTATTGTTATGCGTACCTATTATTTATGCCATGATACATAATACTCGATATACCGATTATTTTATGTATACCATTGGTCCGTTGGCAATAGCTTTGTTTATTATAGAACTTATTAAAATAAAAAGCGCACAAATAAGAAAAAAACTTGTTGCAGCGATGATTTTAATTATTTTTTCAATACTATTTTTTGCATTTTTTGAACAAAGTGGAGGAGCTCTGGCTATTTTTGCCGAAGGAAACCTAAGTCATAAATTACTGTTTTTTAATATTGACCCCAATATTGTAAATAATAGCTCCAATGCTTTATTTGTAATAATCTTAAGTCCTTTGTTTGGATTATTATGGCTATGGTTGGCAAAAATAAAATTAGAACCCAATACGGTAATAAAATTTGGATTGGGATTTTTATTTCTTTCCGGCTCTTTTTATATTTTATATAGTACAAGATATTTTGCTGACTCGAACGGAATGACATCTTTAAATATCTTTACAATAGCCTATTTGGTTATGACGTTCGCAGAACTTTGTTTATCTCCGGTAGGCTTATCTATAGTTACCAAATTATCTCCCAAAAATTTATCAGGAATGATGATGGGAATGTGGTTCTTAGCCAGTTCTTATGCACAATATGTAGCAGGTCTTTTAGGGGCAGAAATGTCTTCTCCGGATGAAAATGCATCTTTAGTAACTAAATTATATTCATATACTACAGGATTCGGACAATTGGCCAATTATGCATTAATTACCGGTATTGCTTTAATTCTATTTTCTCCTTTGATAAGGAAATTAATGCAAGAAGTTAAATAATAATAATAAGTAAAACTAAGTATAAATTATATTATGACAGAAACTCAAGTTAAAAAAGGGCATCCTAAAGGGTTATACCTACTGTTTTTAACAGAAATGTGGGAACGATTTTCGTATTATGGGATGAGAGGAATTTTAATACTATATCTTACAAAATCTTATTTAGAAGGAGGTTTAGGTATAGATGCTCAAACAGCCAGCTTAATATATGGTTTCTTTACAGGGTTTGTTTATTTTACTCCATTAATTGGAGGTTGGTTGGCAGATAAATATTTAGGACAAAGACATTCCATTACAATAGGGGGAATTATAATGATGTGTGGGCAACTGGCATTATTTTCATTAAATACCCAAAGTGGACTGTATGTAGGGTTATTCCTTCTAATTATAGGAAATGGATTTTTTAAACCCAATATATCAACTTTGGTAGGTGGTTTATATGCAGATGGCGATCCTAAAAGAGACTCAGCATTCTCTATTTTTTATATGGGCATAAATTTAGGAGCATTGATTGCTCCCATTATTGTAGGAATATTGACCGATGATATTTTCTCTACAAGAGATGCCGCAGGAAAAATAATATCGTATGGGTATAAATATGGTTTCCTCGCCGCTGCAGTCGGAATGTTTTTTGGGCAAATTACCTATAATACGTTGGCGAAAAAATATTTAGGAGATCTAGGGTTAAAACCTCAAGGAAAAGTCACCAAAAACGATACAAATAGTGATGTTGATCCAAACGTTCCTTTAACTAAAAATGAAAAACAAAGAGTTGCTGTTATATTTATTTATTTCTTTTTTGCTATTTTCTTTTTTGCAGGATTTGAGCAAGCCGGTTCATCTTTATCATTGTATACAGATAAATTTATTGACAGAAATGTAAATTTGCCTTTTATTGGAGAATACAATATACCCACTTCATTATTCCAATCGGTAAATCCATTTTTTATAGTTGTTTTAGCTCCGATCTTTGCGTATTTTTGGAATAGTAAATTAGGACAGAAACTAACAACTCCGTTAAAAATGGGATTAGGAATGATAATTTTAGGAGTTGGATTTTTCTTTATGTTAGGAGCAGTTGCAGAACGAGGGGGCGATATAGCCGATGTTACCATTAAAGCGAGTATATGGTGGTTAATTTTAACGTATCTTGTTCATACCATAGGGGAATTATGTTTGTCGCCTGTCGGGCTTTCCGTAGTAACAAAATTGGCACCTCCTAAATTAGCATCTCTATTAATGGGAGTATGGTTAATGGCATCCTTTATTGCAAATATAGTAGGAGGTTTTTTAGCTTCTACAGTCGAAACCTTAGGAGCAGGTAAAATATTTTTATATATTTCATTATTTGTAATCATTTGTGGAGTATTAATGATCGCATTAAATAAAGTACTAGTAAAAATGATGCATGGAGTAAGATAAGATTAAAAATAATTAAAAAGTTATATCACTAAAGCATATTCTTTATTTAAATTAGTATAAATGAATATGCTTTAGTTGTTTATGGAATGTTTATTAAATCATTAGATATAATTCATATAAAAATAAATTCATGAAAATAAAATGAATGTACCTATACAAACTTTTCAATTTCCGGGCTTACAAACAGATCAAGTTCTTCATATAAAGAGAGAAGATCTGATTCATCCCGTCATTTCAGGAAATAAATTTTGGAAATTAAAATATAATATTCAAAAAGCTAAAGAATTAGGAAAGAAAATATTGGTAACTTTCGGCGGAGCAATGTCTAACCATATTGTAGCCTGTGCGGCAGCAGCTAATGAAAATGGTTTCCAATCTATAGGTATAATTCGAGGTGAAGAAATTGTTGATAAATGGAAAGATAATTTAACTCTAACAGAAGCTTCCACTTATGGCATGGAATTTATTTTTGCACCCAGGCATGAATATAGATTAAAAGAACAGTCGAGTTATATACAAAAT is a window from the Apibacter sp. B3706 genome containing:
- a CDS encoding peptide MFS transporter, producing the protein MNDNIQKNKELTLEEIHNFRGKYPKQLIYLFLIEMWERFCFYGMRGVLTIFMVGQLGVTDKDSNLKYGAIQAFIYAFTFIGGILADKILGFKKSLFIGGLTMVLGNLIIAYSPHDFFYFGITLSIIGTGFFKPNISTMVGDLYSEKDPRRDAGFGLFYSGINLGALFGGVLCVYLGKYHSWNLCFLAAAIVMLIGILIFLATKKYLGPIGDSPLIDMKPSTRRTREMFVYLGVLLCVPIIYAMIHNTRYTDYFMYTIGPLAIALFIIELIKIKSAQIRKKLVAAMILIIFSILFFAFFEQSGGALAIFAEGNLSHKLLFFNIDPNIVNNSSNALFVIILSPLFGLLWLWLAKIKLEPNTVIKFGLGFLFLSGSFYILYSTRYFADSNGMTSLNIFTIAYLVMTFAELCLSPVGLSIVTKLSPKNLSGMMMGMWFLASSYAQYVAGLLGAEMSSPDENASLVTKLYSYTTGFGQLANYALITGIALILFSPLIRKLMQEVK
- a CDS encoding peptide MFS transporter → MTETQVKKGHPKGLYLLFLTEMWERFSYYGMRGILILYLTKSYLEGGLGIDAQTASLIYGFFTGFVYFTPLIGGWLADKYLGQRHSITIGGIIMMCGQLALFSLNTQSGLYVGLFLLIIGNGFFKPNISTLVGGLYADGDPKRDSAFSIFYMGINLGALIAPIIVGILTDDIFSTRDAAGKIISYGYKYGFLAAAVGMFFGQITYNTLAKKYLGDLGLKPQGKVTKNDTNSDVDPNVPLTKNEKQRVAVIFIYFFFAIFFFAGFEQAGSSLSLYTDKFIDRNVNLPFIGEYNIPTSLFQSVNPFFIVVLAPIFAYFWNSKLGQKLTTPLKMGLGMIILGVGFFFMLGAVAERGGDIADVTIKASIWWLILTYLVHTIGELCLSPVGLSVVTKLAPPKLASLLMGVWLMASFIANIVGGFLASTVETLGAGKIFLYISLFVIICGVLMIALNKVLVKMMHGVR